Proteins encoded together in one Kingella oralis window:
- a CDS encoding type II toxin-antitoxin system MqsR family toxin, with amino-acid sequence MEKRTPHCSLERVKALLAEEKVRATRVALVGAELLGIDYDEMQNIVSNLNRSDFYKSMTTHADHTIWQDVYRPTVEPYGDLYIKLTVIDDVLIVSFKER; translated from the coding sequence ATGGAAAAAAGAACGCCGCATTGCAGCCTAGAAAGAGTAAAAGCCTTGTTGGCAGAAGAAAAAGTCCGCGCAACCCGTGTAGCACTGGTTGGTGCGGAGCTTTTAGGCATTGATTATGACGAAATGCAAAATATCGTGAGCAACCTAAACCGTTCAGACTTCTATAAAAGCATGACCACTCATGCAGACCATACAATTTGGCAAGATGTATATCGCCCAACCGTTGAGCCCTACGGCGATTTGTATATCAAGCTAACCGTAATAGACGATGTTTTAATAGTTTCATTCAAGGAGCGTTAA
- a CDS encoding LPD7 domain-containing protein produces the protein MPTDYAPPTYDEVRTALSYIPTPSSYADWYPMAYAIKDALGENGKDLWHDWSRQGDNYKASVAEATWKSAKSKAGGITVATLFKQARDNGYRPEKPYVAPNPEQRALIARERATQDEIWAAYNHVRHQSAARLAHAIWRNAKALTAADLAHPYLQSKGIQEVTAVAGIRINRYKGQNKLVIPIYSRNGQTGNTELVNLQQIEESGQKRFLAGGQKSGGYAILNGTHADMAQGFYLAEGYATAASVHLATGKPVVIAFDAGNLPVVAARIIERGNLPADTPIYLAADNDRASQKGLTKAAEAAAILGGRAQIRLPEFDARDITVWQQRHGQLDADGKEKFPSDFNDLAEIRGMDAVKEALGTPLSAERTAQVAAMQPEIARQIEHIQNKAPESPQESPETLPPDEAGLRFRAEYVLEKFGGERNEKHRNALIAELAQRGVDIRGAVNGILEERKAAPQPQSETAKPSPASENTPFTQAVDNVVAGKVPAGYIQLGTTPDVLQMLGVPQGKVRIAGGTIEKAVADYLNRQNAYDKNRHAVNPDDLKLLPGEMNDPIAVFKSATQSNSFVVLTRLHERENGKEKPVIAAVHLSQGKGKHGADLIDVVSVYGRSDTQLERAFQDDLLYANKKKVQEFLTTHPLQLHWDITSETELSYHHIKTESDLAQWQNAHRQPENPLPSQNLTQPKKEAQMAQSPTPEDIQRHAQNVAQIADAAEREAMMSEMAEQGIYVRGAVNKILAERAAEMPQQPENEHGEFPQSQSGQPENAASPTFADELSALNLPSDFSFEYQTLPNGREIARIHLAGYGGEIMVDKIEADKGGGYIASFDKVLDGKPIHLDNLSTLMREMTFQMRQAAEHEHKLHQEPTAVQPQRQPETAQPPEPSQPTAADNAAVAVSEPSETQVVGQPENTQGEPLPSSNQQDTNMTPSEAPAFEAQTVENSIEFGGITQEQTQSPTQSTEAQPQLETISAAEVQENLRRAKEKERIESAQQFTQEAAVGAAIGIAADTALDAAIPGSSMAKTAASVAAGFAGDAAAERVLQQNSMQKPERDAENTEKQPEISKPQPILDHHYSVPSNIQSRYIQTNSGLLGHLNYSDINSHNTVVFQDKGNKLSTPKNDAQTISDMLDVAQAKNWGSIKISGGAEFKQQMWLEANLRGIATSGYKPSKEDLALLANQRENRSRNSIEHQPLAPEPNKPARETPSKELGARLVAHGKDHYNHNPDKGMSYFVLLEKDDKQWERWGMDLERAMKESGAQVGDKVELIDKGKDGKRNSFEIQIIERTASPDFTPLRSEADKQVTQAQTTEQKLHATQIQEQVTAGAAKAEQPSAEQRTASETVSPDKTNGLMNDYHKKLNRLSKDDMAMMRKVEVAYLQILEKMPHKTPDEREFMRRSVYQTLSNMIQGNRINLPTLEPSQQQQTQQQTLAAKGKQKGKDNGMSMSD, from the coding sequence ATGCCTACCGACTACGCCCCACCCACTTATGACGAAGTGCGCACCGCCTTATCCTACATCCCCACCCCGTCCAGTTATGCCGACTGGTATCCGATGGCATACGCCATCAAAGACGCACTCGGCGAAAACGGCAAAGACTTATGGCACGACTGGTCAAGACAAGGCGACAACTACAAGGCTAGTGTTGCCGAAGCCACTTGGAAATCCGCCAAGTCTAAAGCAGGCGGCATCACCGTTGCCACGTTGTTTAAGCAAGCTCGCGACAACGGTTACCGCCCCGAAAAGCCCTACGTCGCCCCCAACCCGGAGCAGCGCGCCCTAATCGCCCGGGAACGCGCCACGCAAGACGAAATTTGGGCGGCGTATAACCATGTGCGCCATCAATCCGCCGCCCGACTGGCGCATGCCATTTGGCGCAATGCCAAAGCCCTCACCGCTGCCGATTTGGCGCATCCCTATCTGCAAAGCAAAGGCATCCAAGAAGTAACCGCCGTGGCAGGCATCCGCATCAATCGTTACAAAGGGCAGAACAAACTGGTCATCCCGATTTACTCGCGCAACGGGCAAACAGGCAACACCGAGCTGGTCAATCTGCAACAGATTGAAGAAAGCGGACAAAAACGCTTTTTGGCAGGCGGACAAAAAAGCGGCGGCTACGCCATCCTCAATGGCACGCACGCCGATATGGCACAAGGTTTTTACCTCGCCGAAGGTTACGCCACCGCCGCCAGCGTCCACTTGGCAACGGGCAAGCCCGTGGTGATTGCTTTTGACGCGGGCAATCTGCCCGTCGTTGCCGCCCGCATCATCGAGCGCGGCAATCTGCCCGCCGACACCCCTATTTACCTTGCCGCTGACAACGACCGCGCGAGCCAAAAAGGTTTAACCAAAGCCGCCGAAGCCGCTGCCATATTGGGCGGGCGCGCCCAAATCAGGCTGCCCGAATTTGATGCCCGCGACATCACCGTATGGCAACAACGGCACGGACAATTGGACGCAGACGGCAAAGAAAAGTTCCCCAGCGACTTTAACGACTTGGCGGAAATTCGCGGCATGGATGCCGTCAAAGAGGCACTCGGCACACCCTTGTCGGCAGAGCGCACTGCCCAAGTCGCCGCCATGCAGCCTGAAATTGCCCGTCAAATCGAGCACATACAAAACAAAGCCCCCGAAAGCCCGCAGGAAAGCCCCGAAACCCTGCCGCCGGACGAAGCGGGATTACGCTTTCGCGCGGAATATGTACTGGAAAAATTTGGCGGTGAGCGCAACGAGAAACACCGCAATGCGCTGATTGCCGAGTTGGCGCAACGCGGGGTAGATATTCGCGGCGCGGTGAACGGTATTCTTGAGGAACGCAAGGCAGCCCCGCAACCGCAGTCTGAAACGGCAAAGCCATCACCGGCGAGCGAGAACACTCCCTTCACGCAAGCAGTAGATAACGTGGTGGCGGGCAAAGTCCCCGCAGGCTACATCCAGCTGGGCACAACGCCTGATGTATTGCAAATGCTGGGCGTGCCGCAAGGCAAAGTACGCATTGCAGGCGGCACGATTGAAAAAGCCGTCGCCGATTACCTCAACCGCCAAAACGCCTACGACAAAAACCGCCATGCGGTAAATCCCGATGACTTAAAGCTGTTGCCCGGCGAAATGAACGACCCGATAGCGGTATTCAAATCCGCCACCCAAAGCAATTCATTTGTGGTCTTAACCCGGTTGCATGAACGCGAAAACGGTAAAGAAAAACCCGTCATTGCGGCAGTGCATTTAAGTCAAGGCAAAGGCAAACACGGGGCAGATTTGATTGATGTGGTGAGCGTGTACGGCAGAAGCGATACGCAGCTGGAACGCGCGTTTCAAGATGATTTGCTGTATGCAAACAAAAAGAAAGTTCAGGAATTTTTGACTACCCATCCGCTTCAATTGCATTGGGATATTACGTCTGAGACTGAACTTTCTTACCACCATATTAAAACAGAAAGCGATTTGGCGCAATGGCAAAATGCCCATAGGCAGCCTGAAAATCCATTGCCAAGTCAAAATTTAACCCAACCTAAAAAGGAAGCCCAAATGGCACAATCCCCCACCCCCGAAGACATCCAACGCCACGCCCAAAACGTTGCCCAAATCGCCGATGCCGCCGAGCGCGAAGCCATGATGAGCGAAATGGCAGAACAAGGTATTTATGTGCGCGGCGCAGTAAACAAGATTTTGGCTGAACGTGCGGCAGAAATGCCACAGCAGCCTGAAAATGAACATGGTGAGTTTCCGCAAAGCCAAAGTGGGCAGCCTGAAAATGCTGCCTCTCCCACCTTTGCTGACGAACTATCCGCCCTTAACCTACCTTCCGATTTTTCTTTTGAATACCAAACCCTGCCCAACGGGCGAGAAATAGCTCGCATTCATTTGGCAGGCTATGGCGGAGAAATAATGGTGGACAAAATTGAAGCAGACAAAGGCGGCGGTTATATCGCATCGTTTGACAAAGTATTGGATGGCAAGCCTATCCATTTAGACAATCTATCCACTCTGATGCGCGAAATGACCTTCCAAATGCGCCAAGCAGCGGAACATGAACACAAACTGCATCAAGAGCCAACCGCCGTGCAGCCGCAAAGGCAGCCTGAAACAGCCCAACCACCCGAACCATCCCAACCCACAGCCGCCGATAACGCGGCTGTTGCTGTTTCTGAGCCATCGGAAACGCAAGTTGTTGGGCAGCCTGAAAACACACAAGGCGAACCATTGCCAAGTTCAAACCAACAGGACACCAATATGACCCCATCCGAAGCCCCGGCATTCGAAGCTCAAACAGTAGAAAACAGCATTGAGTTCGGCGGCATCACGCAAGAACAGACTCAAAGTCCAACGCAATCCACCGAAGCCCAACCCCAGCTTGAAACCATTTCCGCCGCCGAAGTGCAAGAGAACCTACGGCGTGCCAAGGAAAAAGAGCGGATTGAGTCGGCACAGCAATTTACCCAAGAAGCCGCCGTTGGTGCAGCAATAGGCATAGCTGCAGATACTGCGTTAGACGCTGCCATTCCAGGTAGTAGCATGGCAAAAACTGCCGCTAGCGTTGCCGCAGGCTTTGCGGGTGATGCCGCTGCCGAACGTGTTTTACAGCAAAATTCAATGCAAAAACCCGAGCGTGATGCTGAAAACACAGAAAAGCAGCCTGAAATCAGCAAGCCCCAGCCTATTCTTGACCACCATTACAGCGTGCCTAGCAACATTCAATCACGCTACATTCAAACCAACAGCGGATTGTTGGGGCATTTGAATTATTCAGACATCAACAGCCATAACACCGTTGTGTTTCAAGACAAAGGCAACAAACTTTCCACGCCCAAAAACGATGCGCAAACCATCAGCGATATGTTGGACGTTGCCCAAGCCAAAAACTGGGGCAGCATCAAAATCTCGGGCGGCGCAGAATTTAAACAGCAAATGTGGTTAGAAGCTAATTTGCGCGGCATTGCCACCTCTGGCTACAAACCCAGCAAAGAAGATTTAGCATTACTGGCCAACCAGCGCGAAAACCGCAGTCGCAACAGCATTGAGCATCAACCCCTAGCCCCCGAGCCAAACAAACCCGCGCGAGAAACCCCAAGTAAAGAATTGGGCGCGCGCCTCGTTGCCCATGGCAAAGACCATTACAACCATAATCCCGACAAAGGCATGAGTTATTTCGTCTTGCTGGAAAAAGATGACAAACAATGGGAACGCTGGGGCATGGATTTAGAACGTGCTATGAAAGAAAGCGGTGCGCAAGTGGGCGACAAGGTGGAATTGATAGACAAAGGCAAAGATGGCAAACGCAATTCGTTTGAAATCCAAATCATCGAGCGAACGGCATCGCCCGACTTCACCCCGCTGCGCTCCGAAGCCGACAAGCAGGTTACGCAAGCGCAAACGACCGAGCAGAAATTGCACGCCACCCAAATCCAAGAACAGGTTACGGCTGGCGCAGCAAAAGCAGAGCAGCCTAGCGCAGAACAGCGCACGGCATCGGAAACCGTATCGCCAGACAAAACCAATGGTTTGATGAATGACTATCACAAAAAGCTCAACCGTTTGTCCAAAGACGATATGGCGATGATGCGTAAGGTTGAAGTTGCGTATTTGCAAATATTGGAAAAAATGCCGCACAAAACCCCTGATGAGCGTGAATTTATGCGCCGTAGTGTTTACCAAACATTGTCTAACATGATTCAAGGCAACAGAATCAACCTGCCCACGCTTGAACCCTCACAACAGCAGCAAACACAGCAACAAACATTAGCTGCCAAAGGCAAGCAAAAAGGCAAAGACAACGGCATGAGCATGAGTGATTAA
- a CDS encoding GNAT family N-acetyltransferase, which produces MNDNPAVVVLNKGVEPLNETHNRKGFDCGVPALNDFLQKFAGQKSNRNQAQTYVLSADDNETIIGYFTLTMTRFNWHEIVGKKSKTVDTAALIARLAVDKRFTGQGVGLFLLRTALEKLIIANDILGVPIIVVDAKDGVSAFYETVGFQFLEQGSSRLFITMETILNSQKIK; this is translated from the coding sequence ATGAACGATAACCCAGCCGTGGTGGTTTTAAATAAGGGCGTTGAGCCATTAAATGAAACGCACAACCGAAAGGGTTTTGATTGTGGCGTGCCAGCATTAAATGATTTTTTGCAAAAGTTTGCTGGGCAGAAATCCAATAGAAATCAGGCGCAGACTTATGTTTTATCGGCTGATGACAATGAAACCATTATTGGCTATTTCACGCTTACCATGACGCGGTTTAATTGGCATGAGATAGTGGGCAAGAAAAGTAAAACGGTAGATACGGCTGCGCTGATTGCCCGTTTGGCAGTAGATAAGCGATTTACCGGACAGGGCGTAGGATTGTTTTTGTTGCGTACTGCTTTGGAAAAATTGATTATTGCCAATGATATTTTGGGCGTTCCGATTATTGTTGTAGATGCCAAAGATGGCGTTTCAGCATTTTATGAGACGGTTGGATTTCAATTTTTAGAACAGGGCAGTAGCAGGCTATTTATTACAATGGAAACCATTTTGAATAGCCAAAAGATTAAATAA
- a CDS encoding DUF1778 domain-containing protein — protein MMTSTAPRITARIDVQTQDLLKEAAQLAGISSINSFVLQAALKEAKAIIAQEQTIQLSQEASLRLMDALNNPPEPNPKLRQLFQTNFDEVNVYER, from the coding sequence ATGATGACTTCAACTGCTCCGCGTATTACTGCGCGGATTGATGTGCAAACACAAGATTTATTAAAAGAAGCTGCCCAGTTGGCAGGAATTTCCAGCATCAATTCGTTTGTTTTGCAGGCAGCTTTAAAAGAAGCGAAAGCGATTATTGCGCAGGAGCAAACCATTCAATTAAGCCAAGAAGCCAGCTTGCGTTTAATGGACGCGCTAAATAATCCCCCAGAGCCTAATCCAAAACTACGCCAACTGTTTCAAACCAATTTTGACGAAGTGAACGTGTATGAACGATAA
- a CDS encoding relaxase/mobilization nuclease domain-containing protein yields MKNLDDWFLQYRTHAVHGKQKKIRSGTSHKPLKNHTALTNLQAAARKHPEVMVKIPKRHSQNSKGMKGIRNHLDYISRNGEVVLENQNGEQIQSKKAVRQHLENWQNRFGIADDTAHREALNIVLSMPAGTPPQAVLNAAREFAAEQFSNHEYVFALHHESDREGEPPHPHVHLAVLMRDNLGQRINPRKNDLFEWRVRFAEKLRDEGVQCAATRRQHRGKSIKGENGIVRAIDERLAPARQTSRITAEQQGSLKTALETQQRPHNPYQTRSQETRSALLKRYQSLAKQLYLNGMKTEARDIAKLAQQVAQAGYDTRAQKMYDQIRAQLEQQRKQTMAQQQPKQQNTTTQPKRKKTQTRDDGMER; encoded by the coding sequence ATGAAAAACCTAGATGACTGGTTTCTCCAATACCGCACCCATGCCGTACACGGCAAACAAAAGAAAATACGCAGCGGCACATCGCACAAACCACTCAAAAACCACACCGCTCTAACCAATCTCCAAGCTGCCGCCCGCAAGCACCCCGAAGTGATGGTTAAAATCCCCAAACGCCACAGCCAAAACTCCAAAGGCATGAAAGGCATCCGTAACCATTTGGACTACATTTCACGCAACGGTGAAGTCGTTTTAGAAAACCAAAATGGTGAGCAAATTCAAAGCAAAAAAGCCGTGCGACAACACTTGGAAAATTGGCAAAACCGTTTTGGCATTGCTGACGACACCGCGCACAGAGAAGCATTAAACATTGTCCTATCCATGCCCGCAGGCACGCCGCCCCAAGCCGTGTTAAATGCCGCCCGAGAATTTGCCGCTGAACAATTTTCCAACCATGAATACGTCTTCGCGCTTCACCATGAATCCGACCGTGAAGGCGAGCCACCCCATCCCCATGTCCATCTAGCGGTGCTGATGCGCGACAATCTAGGGCAACGCATCAATCCACGCAAAAACGACCTATTTGAATGGCGCGTTCGTTTCGCCGAAAAGTTACGCGACGAAGGCGTGCAATGCGCTGCCACCCGCCGCCAGCATCGCGGCAAAAGCATCAAAGGAGAAAACGGCATTGTCCGCGCTATTGATGAGCGATTAGCCCCCGCGCGGCAAACATCACGCATCACCGCTGAGCAACAAGGCAGCCTAAAAACCGCCCTAGAAACCCAACAACGCCCGCACAATCCTTACCAAACACGCAGCCAAGAAACAAGGAGCGCACTACTCAAACGCTATCAATCGCTGGCCAAGCAACTCTACTTGAACGGTATGAAAACCGAAGCGCGAGACATCGCCAAACTTGCCCAGCAAGTCGCCCAAGCAGGATACGATACCCGGGCGCAAAAAATGTATGACCAAATCCGTGCGCAACTGGAACAGCAACGCAAGCAAACCATGGCGCAGCAACAACCTAAACAACAAAATACCACCACCCAACCCAAGCGCAAGAAAACCCAAACACGCGATGACGGAATGGAGCGGTAA
- a CDS encoding type II TA system antitoxin MqsA family protein: MHDVRDIPYTYKGKTTIIPQVEADFCPACGESLTAPDESRRMMNLMGEFHKQVNNEIASPSFIRNVRAKLNLSQREAGELFGGGVNAFSRYETGKAAPPKLLVMMFKMLDSNPSLLEQLRN; this comes from the coding sequence GTGCACGATGTGCGCGATATTCCTTATACCTACAAAGGGAAAACAACCATTATTCCCCAAGTAGAAGCGGATTTTTGCCCTGCGTGTGGCGAATCGCTAACCGCGCCTGATGAAAGCCGCCGAATGATGAATTTAATGGGCGAATTTCATAAACAAGTAAACAATGAAATCGCTAGCCCCAGCTTTATCCGCAATGTTCGCGCCAAACTTAATTTAAGCCAACGCGAAGCGGGCGAACTGTTTGGCGGTGGCGTAAATGCTTTTTCTCGCTACGAAACAGGTAAAGCAGCCCCACCAAAATTGTTGGTTATGATGTTTAAAATGCTGGATAGCAATCCTAGCCTTTTAGAGCAGTTGCGGAACTAA
- the mobC gene encoding plasmid mobilization relaxosome protein MobC, which yields MSNYIKVYGLSQETCAHLAALSKQRYGKTNISLLARDLLLAELAKQSPTAEPPTHSTTTEAKTRLELKLPPHIAEYIHTAAQQGKMSPNRRALYILAEYIEQHPILTDNEITALYQSNVQLGTIGRNINQIARHLNTGEGASLTQRQLAELEQIITEHVKRVGIIIQEHRTRQEN from the coding sequence ATGAGTAACTACATCAAAGTTTATGGTTTATCCCAAGAAACTTGCGCCCACCTTGCCGCCTTATCCAAACAGCGATACGGCAAAACCAACATCTCTCTACTTGCTCGTGATTTACTGCTCGCAGAACTTGCTAAACAATCCCCTACTGCCGAACCACCCACACACTCCACGACCACCGAAGCCAAAACACGATTAGAACTCAAACTGCCACCCCATATCGCCGAGTACATCCATACCGCCGCGCAACAAGGCAAAATGTCGCCCAACCGTCGCGCACTCTACATTTTGGCAGAATACATAGAACAACACCCCATACTCACGGATAACGAAATTACCGCGCTCTATCAATCCAACGTTCAACTTGGCACAATCGGGCGCAACATTAACCAAATCGCACGCCACTTAAACACAGGCGAGGGCGCATCGCTTACACAACGCCAACTTGCCGAGCTTGAACAAATCATTACCGAACACGTTAAACGTGTTGGCATCATCATTCAAGAACACCGCACGCGCCAAGAAAACTAA
- a CDS encoding helix-turn-helix domain-containing protein, giving the protein MQYNLAQWVANARKQANLTQEELAEAIGFSGKGSVSAIENGRNKPTFDIMVKISEVCNYPLPYQNQVINNNATHIQVGGNNFGEVSYSNITENNHAFINLDNITQQDFIKPFIVKVPNNDLHSEGIFKDDMLTINPNITANHGNFVLVLSTYGRGLIAKLFIDLKNQYALKHNESNPELMPDDARIIGVVTDLNRKFG; this is encoded by the coding sequence ATGCAATACAACTTGGCGCAATGGGTTGCTAATGCAAGAAAACAGGCTAATTTAACGCAAGAGGAGCTGGCGGAAGCGATTGGATTTTCAGGAAAAGGCAGCGTTTCAGCCATTGAGAATGGTAGAAATAAACCTACATTTGACATCATGGTAAAGATTTCAGAAGTTTGTAATTATCCATTGCCGTATCAAAATCAAGTCATCAATAATAATGCGACACATATTCAGGTTGGCGGAAATAATTTTGGCGAAGTATCGTATTCAAATATTACTGAAAATAATCATGCGTTTATAAATTTAGACAACATTACACAGCAAGATTTTATTAAACCATTTATTGTAAAAGTGCCAAATAACGATTTGCATAGTGAAGGTATTTTTAAAGATGATATGCTAACCATTAACCCAAATATCACAGCAAATCATGGAAACTTTGTTTTGGTTCTATCTACTTATGGGCGTGGTTTAATTGCTAAGTTGTTTATTGATTTGAAAAACCAGTACGCCTTAAAGCACAATGAAAGCAATCCCGAGTTGATGCCAGACGACGCGCGAATCATTGGTGTTGTTACAGACCTTAATCGCAAGTTTGGCTAA
- a CDS encoding transcriptional regulator: MQDAILLAANVIGSQASLAKELGVHPTTVNSWARGRNKIPAETAIKIEKLTNSVVTRQDLRPDLFE, from the coding sequence ATGCAAGATGCGATTTTATTAGCCGCCAATGTTATTGGTAGTCAAGCCTCATTAGCCAAAGAGTTAGGTGTGCACCCAACAACAGTTAATAGCTGGGCTCGTGGCAGAAACAAAATTCCAGCCGAAACTGCTATCAAGATAGAAAAACTAACTAATTCTGTTGTAACACGTCAAGACTTGCGCCCTGATTTGTTTGAGTAA
- a CDS encoding TrbM/KikA/MpfK family conjugal transfer protein, with protein MKSKLAILLTAALLAPGIASAAPANPATQPDLLTGDTKLACEAILCLSSGTRPSECNPSLQRYFSIHHKKPHKTIQARENFLNLCPTSGEKGIKELNRALANGAGRCDAQELNRVMRRTIAVRECKPVANKSVMGSRGNRKPVQECQDVQKVVVLNAKPSYCSAYHNHEWTRVSDTVKYVGDPKQGGKWVDVGQ; from the coding sequence ATGAAATCCAAACTCGCCATTCTATTAACTGCCGCGCTGCTCGCACCCGGCATAGCATCCGCTGCGCCCGCCAACCCCGCAACCCAGCCTGATTTGCTTACAGGCGACACTAAACTCGCCTGCGAAGCCATTTTGTGCTTATCCAGTGGCACTCGCCCCAGCGAGTGCAATCCGTCTTTGCAACGCTATTTCAGCATTCATCACAAGAAACCGCACAAAACAATTCAAGCGCGGGAGAACTTTTTGAACCTTTGCCCCACATCTGGCGAGAAGGGCATTAAAGAGTTAAATCGCGCCTTGGCAAATGGTGCAGGGCGATGCGATGCCCAAGAGTTAAATCGTGTGATGCGTCGCACCATTGCCGTGCGCGAGTGCAAACCGGTTGCCAATAAAAGCGTTATGGGCAGCAGGGGCAATCGCAAACCCGTGCAAGAGTGCCAAGATGTGCAAAAAGTGGTGGTGCTCAATGCCAAACCATCCTACTGCTCCGCCTATCACAACCACGAATGGACGCGCGTAAGCGACACCGTGAAATATGTGGGCGACCCGAAACAAGGGGGCAAATGGGTGGATGTAGGGCAGTAA